A genomic segment from Pediococcus acidilactici encodes:
- a CDS encoding putative DNA-binding protein: MEIEKNNRVNSLLEFYEELLTPKQKEYITLYYADDYSLGEISEEFNVSRQAVYDNIKRTVKILEKYEQQLHLLRNFELRNAKFDRIQAYVAEKYPEDTQLKRYLADLEQSEEE, encoded by the coding sequence ATGGAAATTGAAAAAAATAACCGAGTTAACAGTTTATTGGAATTTTACGAAGAACTGTTGACCCCCAAGCAAAAAGAATACATTACTCTGTACTATGCTGATGATTATTCGTTAGGCGAAATTTCTGAGGAATTCAACGTTAGTCGTCAGGCAGTGTATGATAATATTAAACGGACCGTAAAAATTCTGGAAAAATACGAGCAACAATTACACCTTTTGCGTAACTTTGAGCTACGCAACGCAAAATTTGATCGCATTCAGGCGTACGTTGCCGAGAAGTATCCGGAAGATACCCAGCTCAAGCGCTATTTAGCGGACCTTGAGCAAAGTGAAGAAGAATAA